The Hymenobacter sp. 5317J-9 genome has a window encoding:
- a CDS encoding response regulator transcription factor, with translation MTAPKSAVYKILVVDDDPDIVELLEFNLKKEGYLTASAGDGRKALEIAASFNPDIILLDVMMPHLDGIATCRLLRENPKFKDTYILFLTARAEEFSEVAAFEAGADDFIAKPIKPRALLGRLAAVKRRDQDPHGAVDAIDINGLRIDRTAFAVYQDGKKISLPKKEFELLAFLAATPHKVFNREELLQNIWGNDVFVLARTVDVHVRKVREKVGDHHIQTIKGVGYKFNVD, from the coding sequence GTGACTGCTCCCAAATCCGCCGTATACAAGATTCTCGTGGTCGACGACGACCCGGACATCGTTGAGTTGCTGGAGTTCAACCTGAAGAAGGAGGGCTACCTCACCGCTTCGGCCGGCGACGGCCGCAAAGCCCTGGAAATTGCTGCCAGCTTCAACCCTGACATCATATTGCTCGACGTGATGATGCCCCACCTCGACGGCATTGCCACTTGCCGTTTGCTGCGCGAAAATCCCAAGTTCAAAGACACCTACATCCTGTTCCTGACGGCCCGCGCCGAGGAATTTTCCGAAGTGGCCGCCTTTGAGGCCGGCGCCGACGACTTCATTGCCAAGCCCATCAAGCCGCGCGCCCTGCTGGGCCGCCTGGCCGCCGTCAAGCGCCGCGACCAGGACCCCCACGGCGCCGTCGACGCCATTGACATCAACGGCCTGCGCATCGACCGCACGGCCTTCGCCGTGTACCAGGACGGCAAAAAAATCAGCCTGCCCAAGAAGGAGTTTGAGCTGCTGGCCTTCCTGGCGGCCACGCCCCACAAGGTGTTCAACCGCGAAGAGCTGCTCCAGAACATCTGGGGCAACGACGTCTTCGTGCTGGCCCGCACCGTGGACGTGCACGTGCGCAAGGTGCGCGAGAAGGTGGGCGACCACCACATCCAGACCATCAAGGGCGTGGGCTACAAGTTCAACGTGGATTGA
- a CDS encoding DUF3108 domain-containing protein, which translates to MNRRWLIFTPAILVLLASAQLALGPGDAVRSIPQSSFGRGEVIKYTVHYGLINGGEATVETAGGLERVNDRPCYKATVSGKTTGSFDFFLRIRDQWRAYIDTTSILPIRAQREIAEKNYRKKETVEFDHLHDVAEVTDHTHNNARSTVKVANNTLELVSGFYYLRTLNFERMKVGDVVRVPGYFDGDNFMLEVVFKGREVVETKAGDVRAFKLVPKMPNNKLFRGENAISVYFSDDRNKIPVLFQAEMFVGTVKVDMVRYQGLKSRLNLVN; encoded by the coding sequence ATGAACCGCCGCTGGCTCATTTTTACCCCTGCTATTCTCGTTCTATTGGCATCGGCGCAGTTGGCGCTGGGCCCCGGCGATGCCGTGCGCAGCATTCCGCAGTCCAGCTTCGGCCGCGGCGAGGTCATCAAGTACACCGTGCACTACGGCCTCATCAACGGCGGCGAGGCCACCGTGGAAACCGCCGGCGGCCTGGAGCGCGTGAACGACCGGCCCTGTTACAAGGCCACGGTGAGCGGCAAAACCACTGGCTCGTTCGACTTCTTCCTGCGCATTCGCGACCAGTGGCGTGCCTATATCGACACCACCAGCATCCTGCCCATCCGCGCGCAGCGCGAGATTGCCGAGAAGAACTACCGCAAAAAGGAAACCGTGGAGTTCGACCACCTGCACGACGTGGCCGAGGTGACCGACCACACCCACAACAACGCCCGCAGCACCGTGAAGGTGGCCAACAACACCCTGGAGCTGGTGAGCGGCTTCTACTACCTGCGCACCCTCAACTTCGAGCGCATGAAGGTGGGCGACGTGGTACGCGTGCCCGGCTATTTCGACGGCGACAACTTCATGCTGGAAGTGGTATTTAAAGGCCGCGAAGTGGTGGAAACCAAGGCCGGCGACGTGCGCGCCTTTAAGCTGGTGCCCAAAATGCCGAACAACAAGCTTTTCCGGGGCGAAAACGCCATTTCGGTGTACTTCTCCGATGACCGCAACAAGATTCCGGTGCTGTTTCAGGCCGAGATGTTTGTGGGCACCGTGAAGGTGGACATGGTGCGCTACCAGGGGCTGAAATCGCGGCTTAACTTGGTGAATTAA
- a CDS encoding peptidylprolyl isomerase: MHKRILYAGAAVVALLAACQTSKPAASATTGATAVGPVVETLGDYPVPANEFAYVYRKNNSSAPDYGTRQSVTDYLDLYTNFRLKVLEAEKRGLDTTQAFRRELDGYRQQLAQPYLTEKSVTDQLVREAYDRMSQEVNASHILVRVAPDATPQDTLAAFQKIEQLRKQALAGEDFGQLARANSEDPSAKENGGKLGYFTAMQMVYPFESAAYKTPVGQVSQPVRTRFGYHIIKVNDKRAAQGEIKVAHLMIRMNANAAKSDSLTAKKKIDELYSRLKKGENWDKLVAQFSEDAGSAANGGELPPFGTGRMIPSFEEAAFKLQKPGDISAPVQTPYGWHVIKLIEKQPLAKFADLEASLKSKVAKDSRSELNKAAFLKRVRQEDQFAEVPAAKTYAFSKADTALVAGRFKYVAPAAATGKPAKNAVNDNSALFTIKGKPYTVKDFLTYAQQNQRPRTGAQPSFAMQQLYDQYVEQSLTDFEKNSLETKYEDYRMLVKEYRDGILLFQLMDEKVWSKAIEDTVGLKKYFAENQAKYQWDQRVQGTVVSAATPTLLSRVQKELKTGRFPLTRNVPKVAAFRPNSAVFSKTGALALQEVAKRMLQDTLARVTLTGRVKKGEKASLAAARADSAARYLRTRGGVPARRIGKAAQNAAADSQVQIALNTANPAAIEAEMNEQNPLSVQISQRIFQKGDNKVMDDLMSKGPGTYNVQKDGRYYAVTIDKTLPAGPKTLAEARGQATSDYQTYLEKEWISQMRAARPVKVNEAEVNKLVTK, encoded by the coding sequence ATGCACAAACGCATTCTGTACGCCGGCGCTGCCGTCGTCGCGCTGCTGGCTGCTTGCCAGACCTCCAAACCGGCTGCCTCGGCCACCACGGGCGCTACCGCCGTGGGCCCCGTGGTAGAAACCCTGGGCGACTACCCGGTGCCGGCCAACGAGTTTGCCTACGTGTACCGCAAGAACAACAGCTCGGCCCCCGACTACGGCACCCGCCAGAGCGTGACCGATTACCTCGACCTCTACACCAACTTCCGCCTCAAGGTGCTGGAAGCCGAGAAGCGCGGCCTCGACACCACGCAGGCCTTCCGGCGCGAGCTCGACGGCTACCGCCAGCAGCTGGCCCAGCCCTACCTCACCGAGAAGAGCGTGACCGACCAGCTGGTGCGCGAGGCTTACGACCGCATGAGCCAAGAGGTGAACGCCTCGCACATCCTGGTGCGCGTGGCGCCCGATGCTACCCCGCAAGACACGCTCGCGGCCTTTCAGAAGATTGAGCAGCTCCGCAAGCAGGCCCTGGCCGGCGAAGACTTCGGCCAGCTGGCCCGCGCCAACAGCGAAGACCCTTCGGCCAAAGAAAACGGCGGCAAGCTGGGCTACTTCACCGCCATGCAGATGGTGTACCCGTTTGAGTCGGCCGCGTACAAAACGCCGGTGGGTCAGGTGTCGCAGCCGGTGCGCACGCGCTTCGGCTACCACATCATTAAGGTGAACGACAAGCGCGCGGCGCAGGGCGAAATCAAGGTAGCCCACCTCATGATTCGGATGAATGCCAACGCGGCCAAGTCCGACTCGCTCACGGCCAAGAAGAAGATTGACGAATTGTACAGCCGCCTGAAAAAGGGCGAAAACTGGGACAAGCTCGTGGCCCAGTTTTCGGAAGATGCCGGCTCGGCGGCCAACGGCGGCGAGCTGCCGCCCTTCGGCACCGGCCGCATGATTCCCTCGTTTGAGGAAGCGGCGTTCAAGCTGCAAAAGCCCGGCGATATTTCAGCCCCCGTGCAAACGCCCTACGGCTGGCACGTCATCAAGCTGATTGAAAAGCAGCCCTTGGCCAAATTTGCCGACCTCGAAGCCAGCCTGAAAAGCAAAGTGGCCAAAGACTCGCGCTCGGAACTGAACAAAGCTGCTTTCCTGAAGCGCGTGCGCCAGGAAGACCAGTTTGCCGAAGTACCGGCCGCCAAAACTTACGCTTTCAGCAAAGCGGATACGGCGCTGGTAGCTGGCCGCTTTAAGTACGTGGCGCCCGCTGCTGCCACGGGCAAGCCGGCTAAAAATGCTGTGAATGACAATTCGGCGCTGTTCACCATCAAGGGCAAGCCTTACACAGTGAAGGATTTCCTGACTTATGCGCAGCAAAACCAGCGGCCCCGCACCGGCGCCCAGCCCAGCTTCGCCATGCAACAGCTCTACGACCAGTACGTGGAGCAGTCGCTGACCGACTTCGAGAAAAACAGCCTCGAAACCAAGTATGAGGACTACCGCATGCTGGTGAAGGAATACCGCGACGGCATCCTGCTGTTCCAGCTGATGGACGAGAAGGTGTGGAGCAAGGCCATTGAGGACACCGTGGGCCTGAAAAAGTACTTCGCCGAAAACCAGGCCAAGTACCAGTGGGACCAGCGCGTGCAGGGCACCGTGGTGAGCGCCGCTACCCCCACCCTGCTGAGCCGTGTGCAAAAGGAGTTGAAAACCGGCCGCTTCCCCCTGACCCGTAACGTGCCCAAAGTGGCTGCCTTCCGCCCCAACTCGGCGGTGTTCTCCAAGACGGGCGCGCTGGCCCTGCAGGAAGTGGCCAAGCGCATGCTGCAAGACACCCTGGCCCGCGTGACCCTGACCGGCCGCGTGAAAAAAGGCGAAAAGGCCAGCCTGGCCGCTGCCCGCGCCGACTCGGCCGCCCGCTACCTGCGGACGCGTGGCGGCGTGCCCGCCCGCCGCATCGGCAAAGCGGCGCAAAATGCTGCCGCCGACAGCCAGGTGCAGATTGCGCTGAACACGGCCAACCCCGCCGCCATCGAGGCCGAAATGAACGAGCAGAACCCCCTGTCGGTCCAAATCAGCCAGCGCATCTTTCAGAAGGGCGACAACAAGGTGATGGACGACCTGATGAGCAAAGGCCCCGGCACCTACAACGTGCAGAAAGACGGCCGCTACTACGCCGTCACCATCGACAAAACCCTACCCGCCGGCCCAAAAACGCTGGCCGAAGCCCGCGGCCAGGCCACCAGCGACTACCAGACCTACCTGGAGAAAGAGTGGATTTCGCAAATGCGCGCCGCCCGTCCGGTGAAAGTGAACGAAGCCGAAGTGAACAAGCTTGTCACGAAGTAA
- a CDS encoding peptidylprolyl isomerase yields the protein MKVNRAAASALLTLLLLVGIAPASKAQLGISRPKGQELLDGIVVKVDNQIVLRSDVENIYMQEMARAAGKPTPPDLKCKILQSLVLNKLMLARAEVDSVIVEDKRVNDEVDRRMAYFVQQIGSEKRLEEQYNKPIKALKDDLRPQIKDQLTQQKMQETITGKVAVTPREVAQYFSRVPKDSLPYFNTEVEVGQIVIPAQVNEKAKQAALAKLNDIRAQVLAGADFATLAKQYSEDPGSAKEGGYLGFFKRGELVPEYEAASMKLEPGQLSPVVQSQFGFHLIQFIERKGNTYSTRHILLKPETGTADASEAAKKLTRLRRQILSDSISFAKAAKDNSSDKQSSTNGGLLANRQDGGSRLPLDKLDPAVFFTIDTMKVGHITPPMPYRTDDGKDAMRILWLKSNTPPHQANLEQDYQKIAAAALNEKRNKALDEWFEKNRNSVYLEVAPEYAQCKVLESTENK from the coding sequence GTGAAAGTGAATCGCGCCGCGGCGTCGGCCCTGCTTACGCTGTTGTTGCTCGTGGGCATTGCGCCCGCCTCCAAAGCCCAATTGGGCATTAGCCGGCCCAAAGGCCAGGAGCTGCTCGACGGCATCGTGGTGAAAGTGGATAACCAGATTGTGCTGCGCTCCGATGTGGAAAACATCTACATGCAGGAGATGGCCCGCGCTGCCGGCAAACCCACGCCGCCGGACCTGAAGTGCAAAATCCTGCAAAGCCTGGTGCTTAATAAGCTCATGCTGGCCCGTGCCGAAGTCGATTCCGTGATTGTGGAAGACAAGCGCGTGAACGACGAAGTGGACCGCCGCATGGCCTACTTCGTGCAGCAGATTGGCTCCGAGAAGCGCTTGGAAGAGCAGTACAACAAGCCCATCAAGGCGCTGAAAGATGACTTGCGTCCGCAGATTAAAGACCAGCTCACGCAGCAGAAAATGCAGGAAACCATCACCGGCAAGGTGGCGGTGACGCCCCGCGAAGTGGCCCAGTACTTCAGCCGCGTGCCCAAGGACAGCCTGCCCTACTTCAACACCGAAGTAGAAGTGGGCCAGATTGTGATTCCGGCGCAGGTGAACGAGAAGGCCAAGCAGGCCGCTCTGGCCAAGCTGAACGACATTCGGGCGCAGGTGCTGGCCGGGGCCGACTTTGCCACGCTGGCCAAGCAGTATTCCGAAGACCCGGGCTCGGCCAAGGAAGGCGGCTACCTGGGCTTTTTCAAGCGCGGCGAGCTGGTGCCGGAGTACGAAGCGGCTTCGATGAAGCTGGAGCCCGGCCAGCTGTCGCCGGTGGTGCAGTCGCAATTCGGCTTCCACCTCATTCAGTTCATCGAGCGCAAGGGCAACACCTACTCGACGCGCCACATCCTGCTGAAGCCCGAAACCGGCACCGCTGATGCCAGCGAAGCCGCCAAAAAGCTCACCCGCCTGCGCCGCCAGATTCTGAGCGACAGCATCAGCTTCGCCAAAGCCGCTAAGGACAATTCCTCCGACAAGCAGAGCAGCACCAACGGCGGCCTGCTGGCCAACCGCCAGGACGGCGGCTCGCGCCTGCCCCTCGACAAGCTCGACCCGGCCGTGTTCTTCACCATCGACACCATGAAGGTGGGCCACATCACCCCGCCCATGCCCTACCGCACCGACGACGGCAAGGACGCCATGCGCATCCTGTGGCTGAAGTCGAACACGCCGCCCCACCAAGCCAACTTGGAGCAGGACTACCAAAAAATTGCCGCCGCCGCCCTCAACGAAAAACGCAACAAGGCATTGGACGAGTGGTTTGAGAAGAACCGCAACAGCGTATACCTCGAAGTGGCTCCCGAATACGCCCAGTGCAAGGTGCTGGAATCGACAGAGAACAAATAG
- the recA gene encoding recombinase RecA, with protein MAVATEKASKADKAETNVAAEKMKALQLTLDKLDKAYGKGTVMKLSDNKVGDIPSISTGSLSLDIALGIGGVPRGRVIEIYGPESSGKTTLTMHMIAEAQKKGGMAAFIDAEHAFDKSYAEKLGIDTTNLLIAQPDNGEQALEIADQLISSGAIDIIVIDSVAALVPKGELEGDMGDSKVGLHARLMSQALRKLTGTINKTGCACIFINQLREKIGVMFGSPETTTGGNALKFYASVRLDIRRIGQIKEDKDNVTGNRTKVKVVKNKVAPPFKVVEFDIIYGQGISKVGEIVDLGVDMGIIAKSGSWFSYGDQKIGQGREAVKTLLLDNPELADEIEGKIRTMAKGDADVIPVDMAGPEDGEDTL; from the coding sequence ATGGCAGTAGCTACCGAAAAGGCCTCGAAAGCCGACAAGGCGGAGACCAACGTCGCAGCCGAAAAAATGAAAGCCCTCCAGCTCACGCTCGACAAGCTGGACAAAGCCTACGGCAAAGGCACCGTGATGAAGCTCAGCGACAACAAAGTGGGCGACATCCCGAGCATCAGCACCGGTTCGCTCTCGCTCGACATTGCTCTGGGCATTGGCGGCGTGCCCCGCGGCCGCGTGATTGAAATTTACGGTCCGGAATCGTCGGGTAAGACGACCCTGACCATGCACATGATTGCCGAGGCGCAAAAGAAAGGCGGCATGGCGGCCTTCATCGACGCCGAGCACGCTTTCGACAAATCCTACGCCGAGAAACTCGGCATCGACACCACCAACCTGCTCATCGCCCAGCCTGATAACGGCGAACAAGCCCTCGAAATCGCCGACCAGTTGATTTCGTCGGGTGCGATTGACATCATCGTCATTGACTCCGTGGCGGCCCTCGTGCCGAAAGGCGAACTCGAAGGCGACATGGGCGACTCGAAAGTGGGCCTGCACGCCCGCCTTATGAGCCAGGCCCTGCGCAAGCTCACCGGCACCATCAACAAGACCGGTTGCGCCTGCATTTTCATCAACCAGCTGCGTGAGAAAATCGGCGTAATGTTCGGCTCGCCCGAAACCACCACCGGCGGTAACGCCCTGAAATTCTACGCTTCCGTGCGCCTCGACATCCGCCGCATTGGCCAAATCAAGGAAGACAAGGACAACGTGACCGGCAACCGCACCAAGGTGAAGGTGGTGAAGAACAAAGTGGCCCCGCCCTTTAAGGTGGTCGAGTTCGACATCATCTACGGCCAAGGCATCTCGAAAGTCGGTGAGATTGTGGACCTCGGCGTCGACATGGGCATCATTGCCAAGTCGGGCTCGTGGTTCAGCTACGGCGACCAGAAAATCGGGCAGGGCCGCGAAGCCGTGAAGACGTTGCTGCTCGACAACCCCGAGCTGGCCGACGAAATCGAAGGCAAGATTCGCACCATGGCCAAGGGCGATGCCGACGTCATCCCTGTGGACATGGCCGGCCCCGAAGACGGCGAAGACACGCTGTAA
- a CDS encoding GNAT family N-acetyltransferase, producing the protein MLPRTPLYTARLCLRPYEPADARAFFALLDADRARFRTSFPDRLQAVRGPADATTALQTFAQDWESGRFYVFGIWLRTTQDYLGDICLMPQARGQAEIGYYLAAAAEGQGFAREALNAIIDFGFGPVGSQKLLIRCFVDNARGQAVAKAAGFQPEAPPKRPHWFRASEATSNIRRFWLARDE; encoded by the coding sequence ATGTTGCCCCGCACTCCGCTGTACACTGCCCGCCTCTGCCTGCGCCCCTACGAGCCGGCCGACGCCCGCGCTTTCTTTGCGCTGCTCGACGCCGACCGGGCCCGGTTTCGCACCTCCTTCCCCGACCGCCTGCAGGCCGTGCGCGGGCCCGCCGACGCCACCACGGCCCTGCAGACTTTTGCGCAGGACTGGGAATCGGGTCGTTTCTACGTGTTTGGTATCTGGCTCCGCACCACGCAAGACTACCTCGGCGACATCTGCCTGATGCCCCAAGCCCGCGGGCAGGCCGAAATCGGCTATTACCTGGCCGCTGCCGCCGAAGGCCAGGGTTTCGCCCGCGAAGCCCTCAACGCCATCATTGACTTCGGTTTTGGGCCCGTAGGCAGCCAGAAGCTGCTCATCCGCTGCTTCGTCGACAACGCCCGCGGGCAGGCCGTGGCCAAAGCTGCCGGCTTCCAGCCCGAAGCCCCGCCCAAACGCCCGCATTGGTTCCGGGCCAGCGAGGCCACCAGCAACATCCGCCGCTTCTGGCTCGCGCGCGACGAGTAG
- a CDS encoding MoxR family ATPase, producing MAQFPSDKEAADALAASFQKLRQEIGKVIVGQDEVVRLVLTAVFSQGHSLLVGVPGLAKTLLIQTIADSLDLSFNRIQFTPDLMPSDIVGSETMNQQRDFTFVKGPVFANIILADEINRTPPKTQAALLESMQEYAVTVAGQRYALQRPFFVLATQNPIEQEGTYPLPEAQLDRFMFNIELGYPSYAEELNIVKNTTSDRKPTVNKVLHAADIQAFQELVRRVPVADNVVEYAVGLVHKTRPNTERAHARTNQLLEWGAGPRASQHLIVGAKCNALLNGKYSPDIEDVRAVAVPILRHRLVRNFKAEAEGIGVEQIVKELL from the coding sequence ATGGCCCAATTTCCCTCCGACAAAGAAGCCGCCGACGCCCTGGCCGCCTCCTTCCAGAAGCTGCGCCAGGAAATCGGCAAAGTCATCGTGGGGCAGGACGAGGTGGTGCGGCTGGTGCTCACCGCCGTGTTTTCGCAAGGTCACAGCCTGCTGGTGGGCGTGCCCGGCCTGGCCAAGACGCTCCTGATTCAGACCATTGCCGACTCGCTGGATTTGTCGTTCAACCGCATCCAGTTCACGCCCGACCTGATGCCTTCCGACATCGTAGGCTCGGAAACCATGAACCAGCAGCGGGATTTCACCTTTGTGAAAGGTCCCGTGTTTGCCAACATCATTCTGGCCGACGAAATCAACCGCACGCCGCCGAAGACCCAGGCCGCCCTGCTCGAAAGCATGCAGGAATACGCCGTGACGGTGGCTGGCCAGCGTTACGCCCTGCAGCGCCCGTTCTTCGTGCTGGCCACCCAAAACCCCATCGAGCAGGAAGGCACGTACCCCCTGCCCGAGGCGCAGCTCGACCGCTTCATGTTCAACATCGAGCTGGGCTACCCCAGCTATGCTGAGGAACTGAACATTGTGAAAAACACTACTTCGGACCGCAAGCCGACGGTAAACAAAGTCCTCCATGCCGCCGACATTCAGGCGTTTCAGGAGCTGGTGCGCCGCGTGCCGGTGGCCGACAACGTGGTGGAATATGCCGTGGGCCTGGTGCACAAAACCCGCCCCAACACCGAGCGCGCCCACGCCCGCACCAACCAGCTGCTGGAGTGGGGCGCCGGCCCGCGCGCCTCGCAGCACCTCATTGTGGGTGCCAAGTGCAACGCTCTGCTCAACGGCAAGTACTCGCCCGACATTGAGGACGTACGCGCCGTGGCCGTGCCCATCCTGCGCCACCGTCTCGTGCGCAACTTCAAAGCCGAAGCCGAAGGCATTGGCGTGGAGCAGATTGTGAAAGAGTTGTTATAG